A single region of the Chionomys nivalis chromosome 5, mChiNiv1.1, whole genome shotgun sequence genome encodes:
- the C5H1orf53 gene encoding uncharacterized protein C1orf53 homolog: protein MAACGFPALARAALGRPPPRAEGFRQQPSSTLSSASEGASGGSAPGSRGAPEGEPRHPASQELTAAERHIAGLHEAACAAGQLSYVDPATGYVVFTRLAHLQRGACCGSACRHCPYGQVNVKDPSKKKQFNSYFYV from the exons ATGGCGGCCTGTGGGTTCCCGGCGCTGGCCAGAGCGGCGCTAGGGAGGCCACCGCCTCGGGCTGAAGGCTTCCGACAGCAGCCGAGCTCAACCCTCAGCTCGGCTTCCGAAGGAGCCAGCGGCGGCTCCGCTCCAGGCTCGCGGGGGGCGCCCGAAGGAGAGCCGAGGCATCCGGCGAGCCAAGAGTTAACCGCGGCCGAGCGGCACATCGCCGGGCTGCACGAGGCCGCCTGCGCG GCTGGCCAGCTAAGCTATGTGGACCCAGCTACGGGGTACGTGGTGTTCACAAGGCTGGCCCACTTGCAGAGAGGTGCCTGCTGCGGTTCTGCCTGCAGACAC TGTCCATATGGCCAAGTCAATGTGAAAGATCCATCTAAAAAGAAGCAATTCAACTCCTATTTTTATGTTTGA